The region CCTGCAGTGGCTTCTCctttgcctccctcccctctcccctgcccccctccTCATTTccgtcctccccccacccccgcccacgtCTGGTCTCCCTTCACTGGACTCGGCTCGCTGATGGATTCTCTTTGCGCAATCTGTGCGTCATCGCCCCCCATCCTCCCGGAACCTCTAACTGTccaagcccccagccccagcccctctggcAGGAGACGCGGACGAGGGGTATGGTGGCAGAGAGGGCAATCTCTGACGTTGCACCCcccctcaccctccacccccccgCATCGCGTTCAAACCTTCCTTTTAAGCAGTGGAGAGAGATGAAGTTGAGTCACCCTGCCCCCACCTGAgcaaccccctccccacctggtCTGCTCTCGTCCTCCAAATGTCCTTTGATGGTGGTGGGGAGGCAGCGAGAGGGGAAGAAGCAGGAGGACGGTGGGGCGAGGTGGGCTGAAAAGGGGCACAGCGGGGGCGCCAAAATACGCTACAGAGTCAGCTGGACAGAAGGACAGACACACCTTTTTCTCCAGACACGCACCGATCATGAATAGACACGACACAGAGGTACACACATCCTCAatcttttccccttctcttccgACTCGGACTCTTCCCGACGGGATTACTCAAATCGCAAGATCCACCCATATGCCTCGGCCCAGAGCCCGCACCCCGCACCGCAGACCCGCGGACAGCGCCCGCAGGCGAGCAGAACCGTCCTTCCTCTCTTAGGTTCACGCTGTCCTTGGGCGTGTTCCCCACGGACGGTGCAGTCGGAGGATGAGTCTAGCCCCCTCCTCAGCTTTGGACTCCttatctccctccttccctgtatAGATCTCCTACTGGGGCCCAGTCAGACGTTGGGAGTGCCCCCACCTTATTCCGCTCAGCGACGCGGGCTCCCGCCGCTGCAGGTTGCTCTGTAACCCACCCTCCCGCCTTGCAGCTTCTCAGCATCCACCCTTCCATTCAttctgccattcattcattcatcctttctaCTCGTccctccttcattcattcatagccccctgccccgcccgcctcggcatttcattcattcattcattcattcattcattcctttcccGGGTGCTAGGCTAGCGCACGCCTCTCCAACCGAGGCCTGCAGAGCGCAGGCGCAGGCCGGGAGAGGCACGCATTCTCCAATCGTTGGGTGTCCTCCCGCCTCTAGGCGCCCGCCCGCTTCCCCATGAATGAACATTGACGTCAATGGGGCGGGGCGAGCCCACATGACCCACCGCTCCTCTTTATAAGGCGGCAGCGGCGCGGGCGCTGTCCAGCGTGCTGAAGCCGGAGAGAGCGAGCCTCCCGAAGCTGCGCCGactcagctgagcccagcccacTGGACGCCAGACCTTGACCATCGCTCGTATCTCAGCCACCGCTTGGAGCCAAGGCGGACGCGTCCTGATCTTTCCCTGTTCCCACCCCGCCCCGaccctcctctccacctcccgCGTCGTGACACCAGCTGGTAAATACTCTGCTGTCCGTCCCTCAAACCCTCGGCCGCCGCGGGCGTGAGGGAGGGCTCTCTCTCGCCCCAGATGGGGGTGCTGAAAACACAGCGGGGAGCCCCTGGTAAGGGTCCCTGGTAAATGGGGGAGTCGCCGCTTTTTTCTTGCTGCTGAAGTCGCCCACGCACCATCCGGGGagtcctgtggggagggagcagagattcccccccccccccgccccggtaTCCTTGCTGCTTAGTACGTGGGCGCTGGCAGTGAAATGGCTCAGGGAAGGGGGCGAGGAGGCACTGGGGGAGCGAGGTTTGCGGGCGTTTTCCCATTTACACGACTCCAGAGATCGGCACAACAGCTTCCTCTTTTGCTCCTAAACGTCCCTCTTCTGGGTAAGGTTAGGGGGATAAGGGAAACCCCGGATTTCCCGATTAAAGATGGGGGAAGGGAATATAAAATCAGAGAGCAGAAAATTCTTACAGAAACCCTTTCTTTGGTCCCTTCTATTTTTCAGTCTCCGGCAATCCTTTGGTCATGAAATCACTCAGGTTGCCGGCTTCTGttctcttctgcttccttctACTGATCAAGGGGATGGAAGCAGCGCCCCCGGGGCACCCTGAGGTGCAGCCACCTCCCCCCAGCTCTGAGCATAAAGAGCTGGTAGCCGGGGACGCAGTGCTCGGGCCGAAGGATGTTAGCGCCCCAGAGATCCGAGCCGCTCGAAATTCAGAGCCTCAGGACGAGGGAGAGCTTTTCCAGGGCGTGGATCCCCGGGAGCTCGCCGCGGTGCTGCTGCAGGCACTCGACCGCCCAGCCTCGCCCCCGGCGCCCGGTGGCTCCCAGCAGCGGCCAGAGGAAGAAGCAGCAGAAGCTCTGCTGACCGAGACCGTCCGCAGCCAGACCCACAGCCTCCCGGCTCCAGAGACCCAGGCGCCCGCGGCCCCGCCTCGCCCTCAGACTCAGGAGAATGGTCCCGAGGCGGGCGACCCCTCCGAGGAACTCGAGGCGCTAGCTTCCTTGCTCCAGGAACTGCGAGATTTCAGTCCGAGCAGCGCCAAGCGCCAGCAAGAGACAGCGGCAGCAGAGACAGAAACTCGCACGCACACGCTGACCCGAGTCAACCTGGAGAGCCCCGGGCCGGAGCGCGTGTGGCGCGCTTCCTGGGGAGAGTTCCAGGCGCGCGTCCCGGAGCGCGCGCCCCTGCCGCCCCCGGCTCCCCCACAATTCCAGGCCCGTATGCCCGAGAGCGGGTCCCTTCCCGAAGCCCACCAGTTCGGGGAAGGAGTGTCCTCCCCCAAAACACACTTAGGTGAGGCACTGGCACCCTTGTCCAAGGCGTACCAAGGCCTGGGCGCTCCCTTCCCCAAGGCGCGCCGGCCGGAGACCTCACTCCTGGGAGGCTCTGAGGCGGGGGAGCGCCTTCTACAGCAAGGGCTGGCGCAGGTAGAGGCCGGGAGGAGGCAGGCGGAAGCCACACGGCAAGCCGCGGCGCAGGAAGAGAGGTTGGCCGACCTCGCCTCCGACCTGCTGCTCCAGTATTTGCTGCAGGGCGGGGCTCGGCAGCGCGGCCTAGGGGGTCGGGGGctgcaggagcaggaggaggagcgagagagcgagagagagaaggaggaggcggagCAGGAGAGACGCGGCGGGGAGGGGACGGTGGGGGAAGAGGATGAGGAGGCggcagaggcggaggcggaggcggaggaggcagagagggcgAGGCAGAACGCGCTACTGTTCGCTGAGGAGGAGGACGGGGAAGCCGGAGCCGAAGACAAGCGCTCCCAGGAGGAGACGCCCGGCCACCGACGAAAAGAGGctgagggggcagaggagggcggggaggaggaggacgaTGACGAAGAGATGGACCCGCAGACGATCGATAGCCTCATTGAGCTGTCCACCAAACTCCACCTGCCAGCGGACGACGTGGTCAGCATCATCGAGGAGGTGGAAGAGAAGCGGAAGCGGAAGAAGAACGCCCCTCCCGAGCCTGTGCCACCACCCCgggcagcccccgcccccacccatgCCCGctcccctcagccccagccccctgccccggcTCCCGCTCGAGACGAGCTGCCCGACTGGAACGAGGTGCTCCCGCCCTGGGATCGGGAGGAGGACGAGGTGTTTCCCCCGGGGCCCTACCACCCTTTTCCCAACTACATCCGGCCGCGGACACTGCAGCCGCCTGCTGCCTCGCGCCGCCGCCACTACCATCACGCACTGCCACCTTCGCGCCACTATCCTGGCCGGGAGGCCCAGGCGCGGCGCGCCCaggaggaggcggaggcggaGGAGCGCCGGctgcaggagcaggaggagctggagaaTTACATCGAGCACGTGCTCCTCCGGCGCCCATGAccgaccccggccccgcccccgcgccccacagcgcgcgccgccgcccccctccgTGTcgttcctctcccctctcggtgTTTGCatgcgcccggccccgcccctggccgccgcccggccccgccccacctccgCCCGCGGGCCGTCCCAACCCTCGGGCTGGGTTGGGACCCGTCAGACTCCTTCGTGGGTCGGAAGTCCCCAAACTCACTCGCTGGTGTCCCAGGGCCAGCCCTGGCGAGCG is a window of Vicugna pacos chromosome 18, VicPac4, whole genome shotgun sequence DNA encoding:
- the VGF gene encoding neurosecretory protein VGF, with the protein product MKSLRLPASVLFCFLLLIKGMEAAPPGHPEVQPPPPSSEHKELVAGDAVLGPKDVSAPEIRAARNSEPQDEGELFQGVDPRELAAVLLQALDRPASPPAPGGSQQRPEEEAAEALLTETVRSQTHSLPAPETQAPAAPPRPQTQENGPEAGDPSEELEALASLLQELRDFSPSSAKRQQETAAAETETRTHTLTRVNLESPGPERVWRASWGEFQARVPERAPLPPPAPPQFQARMPESGSLPEAHQFGEGVSSPKTHLGEALAPLSKAYQGLGAPFPKARRPETSLLGGSEAGERLLQQGLAQVEAGRRQAEATRQAAAQEERLADLASDLLLQYLLQGGARQRGLGGRGLQEQEEERESEREKEEAEQERRGGEGTVGEEDEEAAEAEAEAEEAERARQNALLFAEEEDGEAGAEDKRSQEETPGHRRKEAEGAEEGGEEEDDDEEMDPQTIDSLIELSTKLHLPADDVVSIIEEVEEKRKRKKNAPPEPVPPPRAAPAPTHARSPQPQPPAPAPARDELPDWNEVLPPWDREEDEVFPPGPYHPFPNYIRPRTLQPPAASRRRHYHHALPPSRHYPGREAQARRAQEEAEAEERRLQEQEELENYIEHVLLRRP